The Micromonospora sp. WMMD961 genome has a segment encoding these proteins:
- a CDS encoding RICIN domain-containing protein, which yields MRRLLIVLVTALTAMAGVIVVASSPATAATNQFRGMNWAVLGDNFSTGPLVVQGLSSSDSNATVRAKANALYDDMASTMGVNTIRLPINTHTVGTAWWEAYRGAIDAATARGFKVILAYWEDGAASGGRITNLAAWNAMWSTVTNTYGANSNVYFEPMNEPHGYSSAEWRTVAANWLSYHYSAVPSRVLIGGTGFSQDLRDICNDSRFNATLLSFHYYAFFYGAMTYDAFRSHIQARLGNCASRAVATEFGAPMNDGRNYADAGSTDNFVRYIRAMAQVMRDNQMGGTYWPALGGKPGSIGYDWYSMFALTGGGTDLNLTVRNTSGADRIRYAWGDTVGGDPTTPPPSTGTFHRITARHSGKAMDVQMPNTDNGARVGQYTYGGNAWQQWQFQDAGSGYWRIISRHSGKCLDVVNASTADGAELIQYTCGTGTNQQFQMATNGSYFQLRARHSNKCVDVPAASTADGVIIKQYTCNAGANQQWSRTAV from the coding sequence ATGCGCCGGCTACTGATCGTCCTGGTGACCGCCCTGACCGCGATGGCCGGCGTCATCGTCGTCGCGTCGTCGCCGGCCACCGCCGCCACGAACCAGTTCCGAGGGATGAACTGGGCGGTGCTGGGTGACAACTTCAGCACCGGCCCGCTCGTCGTGCAGGGCCTGAGCTCGTCGGACAGCAACGCGACGGTGCGGGCCAAGGCCAATGCCCTCTACGACGACATGGCGTCCACCATGGGGGTCAACACCATCCGGCTGCCCATCAACACCCACACGGTGGGGACGGCGTGGTGGGAGGCATACCGAGGTGCCATCGACGCCGCCACCGCCCGCGGCTTCAAGGTCATCCTCGCCTACTGGGAGGATGGCGCCGCCTCCGGCGGTCGAATCACGAATCTCGCCGCGTGGAACGCGATGTGGTCCACCGTGACCAACACCTACGGCGCGAACAGCAACGTCTACTTCGAGCCGATGAACGAGCCGCATGGTTACAGCTCGGCGGAGTGGCGCACCGTCGCCGCGAACTGGCTCAGCTACCACTACTCGGCGGTGCCCAGCCGGGTGTTGATCGGTGGCACCGGCTTCAGCCAGGACCTCCGCGACATCTGCAACGACAGCCGCTTCAACGCGACACTGCTGTCCTTCCACTACTACGCCTTCTTCTACGGCGCGATGACCTACGACGCCTTCCGCAGCCACATCCAGGCCCGCCTCGGCAACTGCGCCTCCCGCGCGGTCGCGACCGAGTTCGGCGCCCCCATGAACGACGGTCGCAACTACGCCGACGCGGGCAGCACCGACAACTTCGTGCGCTACATCCGTGCCATGGCCCAGGTCATGCGGGACAACCAGATGGGCGGTACCTACTGGCCCGCCCTCGGTGGCAAGCCCGGCAGCATCGGCTACGACTGGTACTCGATGTTCGCCCTCACCGGCGGCGGCACCGACCTCAACCTGACCGTCCGCAACACCTCCGGTGCGGACCGGATCCGGTACGCGTGGGGCGACACCGTCGGCGGCGACCCGACGACGCCTCCGCCGTCGACGGGGACGTTCCACCGGATCACCGCGCGGCACAGCGGCAAGGCCATGGACGTCCAGATGCCGAACACCGACAACGGCGCGCGCGTCGGCCAGTACACGTACGGCGGCAACGCGTGGCAGCAGTGGCAGTTCCAGGACGCCGGCAGCGGCTACTGGCGCATCATCAGCCGACACAGCGGCAAGTGCCTCGACGTGGTGAACGCCTCGACCGCCGACGGTGCCGAGCTCATCCAGTACACCTGCGGCACCGGCACCAACCAGCAGTTCCAGATGGCCACCAACGGCAGCTACTTCCAGCTGCGCGCCCGACACAGCAACAAGTGCGTGGACGTCCCGGCCGCATCGACCGCCGACGGCGTGATCATCAAGCAGTACACGTGCAATGCCGGAGCCAACCAGCAGTGGTCGCGTACCGCCGTCTGA
- a CDS encoding glycoside hydrolase family 43 protein: MSRVLSRLCAVAVAGCLLFTTWSAATPKPAAALDPTVGYLMAHFTGESSTDQQIYLAHSTDGLRWTDLNNGGVVLRSTVGTRGVRDPVLVRSPAGDRYWIVATDLCIACGQDWSTAINNGSRNLVVWESTDLVNWSAPWLLNVAGAIPDGRNAWAPEAIWNPATGDYVLYWATNVPLNGAAKHRIYSARTSNFRSITTPQAYIDRPGSQEIIDTQIVEVPAGVGGYRYVRASRDGQITLEGSNSILGTWTTLGNLSGIGLTGAQVEGPMWMRINARNEWVLYLDQYSSGRGYLPVLTTNPSNPGDFRLPASGSYSLGGTKKRHGSVLNLTAAEQSRVLARWPNAAVSRIQSYNFQDRYVRHANYDARIDPNVSPAQDGQWRLVPGLAGSGTVSIQSVNYPGYYLRHYGFDFRLEANDGTTTFAADATFRQVAGLANSAWTSFQSYSHPDRYLRHYSYLLRLDPVADAQSRADATFRVTS; this comes from the coding sequence ATGTCGAGAGTCCTCTCCCGGCTCTGTGCGGTTGCGGTCGCCGGGTGCCTGCTGTTCACCACGTGGTCGGCGGCGACGCCGAAGCCGGCGGCCGCGCTCGACCCGACCGTCGGGTACCTGATGGCGCACTTCACCGGCGAGTCCTCCACCGACCAACAGATCTACCTCGCCCACAGCACCGACGGCCTGCGCTGGACGGACCTCAACAACGGCGGAGTCGTCCTGCGTTCCACCGTCGGCACCCGTGGAGTCCGCGACCCCGTGCTGGTCCGGTCGCCCGCCGGCGACCGGTACTGGATCGTCGCCACGGACCTGTGCATCGCCTGCGGTCAGGACTGGTCGACCGCGATCAACAACGGCAGCCGCAACCTCGTCGTGTGGGAGTCCACCGACCTGGTCAACTGGTCGGCGCCGTGGCTGCTGAACGTCGCCGGCGCGATCCCGGACGGACGCAACGCCTGGGCGCCGGAGGCGATCTGGAACCCGGCAACCGGCGACTACGTCCTCTACTGGGCGACGAACGTCCCACTCAACGGGGCCGCCAAGCACCGCATCTACTCCGCGCGTACGTCGAACTTCCGCAGCATCACCACGCCACAGGCGTACATCGATCGACCTGGCAGCCAGGAGATCATCGACACTCAGATCGTCGAGGTGCCGGCCGGGGTCGGCGGTTACCGCTACGTGCGGGCGTCCCGGGACGGCCAGATCACCCTCGAAGGCAGCAATTCCATCCTCGGCACCTGGACCACCCTCGGAAACCTGTCCGGCATCGGGCTCACGGGAGCCCAGGTGGAAGGCCCGATGTGGATGAGGATCAACGCCCGCAACGAGTGGGTGCTCTACCTCGACCAGTATTCCAGCGGGCGCGGCTACCTGCCCGTGCTGACCACCAACCCGTCGAACCCGGGCGACTTCCGGCTGCCGGCGTCAGGCTCGTACAGCCTGGGTGGCACAAAGAAACGGCACGGTTCGGTCCTCAACCTGACGGCGGCCGAGCAGAGCCGGGTGCTCGCCCGCTGGCCCAACGCCGCGGTCAGCCGGATCCAGTCGTACAACTTCCAGGACCGCTACGTGCGGCACGCAAATTACGACGCCCGGATCGACCCGAACGTCAGCCCGGCCCAGGACGGCCAGTGGCGTCTCGTGCCAGGTCTGGCCGGCTCCGGCACGGTCTCGATCCAGTCGGTCAACTACCCGGGCTACTACCTGCGTCACTACGGGTTCGACTTCCGGTTGGAAGCCAACGACGGCACCACCACCTTCGCGGCCGACGCCACCTTCCGGCAGGTCGCCGGCCTGGCCAACTCCGCCTGGACGTCGTTCCAGTCCTACAGCCACCCGGACCGCTACCTCCGGCACTACAGCTATCTGCTCCGGCTCGATCCGGTCGCCGACGCGCAGAGCCGGGCCGACGCGACGTTCCGGGTGACCAGCTGA
- a CDS encoding lectin, protein MTRRRPILASLATAAAVVVTVAAAALAGGMNTTASAADVVPAAATAGCGKAPTLTSGQRSIQSSGQNRSFILRIPDNYDRNHPYRLIFGFHWNGGTANDVDGGGSDGAAWSYYGLRQQANNSTIFVAPQGNGNGWANPGGQDVTFVDDMIRVIETDLCVETTQRFALGFSYGGGMSYSLACSRAGVFRAVAVYAGGQLSGCSGGTEPIAYMGIHGIGDPVLNISAGRSLRDRFVRNNGCTAQNPPEPRSGSLTHITTTYSGCRSGYPVVWAAFDGGHTPGPVDGGGDSGARTWTKGEVWKFFTQFGDTDPTTPPTTPPPTTPPPGSTSPLRNASSGRCLDVNGASQSNGATAIIWDCHGQSNQSWTSTSAQELRVFGGKCLDVNGAGTANGSSVIIWDCNGQSNQKWRLNADGSITGVGSGRCLDVVGNGTANGTRVQIWDCNGAANQRWSRS, encoded by the coding sequence ATGACGAGACGTAGACCCATCCTTGCTTCTCTGGCGACGGCGGCAGCCGTCGTCGTGACAGTGGCCGCGGCGGCGCTGGCCGGCGGCATGAACACCACAGCGTCGGCCGCAGACGTGGTGCCGGCCGCAGCGACCGCCGGGTGCGGCAAGGCCCCCACGTTGACCAGCGGCCAACGGTCCATCCAGAGCAGCGGCCAGAACCGCAGTTTCATCCTGCGGATCCCGGACAACTACGACCGCAACCACCCCTACCGGTTGATCTTCGGATTCCACTGGAACGGCGGCACCGCCAACGACGTCGACGGCGGCGGATCGGACGGCGCGGCCTGGTCCTACTACGGGCTGCGGCAGCAGGCGAACAACAGCACCATCTTCGTCGCCCCCCAGGGCAACGGGAACGGCTGGGCCAATCCCGGCGGCCAGGACGTCACCTTCGTCGACGACATGATCAGGGTGATCGAGACAGATCTCTGTGTCGAGACGACGCAGCGCTTCGCCCTCGGCTTCAGTTACGGCGGAGGCATGAGCTATTCGCTGGCCTGTTCCCGGGCCGGCGTCTTCCGCGCCGTCGCGGTCTACGCCGGCGGACAGCTCAGCGGCTGCAGCGGCGGCACCGAGCCGATCGCGTACATGGGCATCCACGGCATCGGGGACCCGGTGCTCAACATCTCCGCCGGACGGTCCCTGCGGGACAGGTTCGTCCGGAACAACGGCTGCACCGCACAGAATCCTCCCGAGCCGAGGTCCGGCAGCCTGACGCACATCACCACCACCTACTCCGGCTGCCGGTCCGGCTATCCGGTGGTGTGGGCCGCCTTCGACGGCGGGCACACCCCCGGCCCGGTGGACGGCGGCGGCGACAGCGGCGCCAGGACCTGGACCAAGGGCGAGGTGTGGAAGTTCTTCACCCAGTTCGGCGACACCGACCCGACCACCCCACCGACGACCCCGCCGCCGACCACCCCGCCGCCGGGAAGCACGTCGCCCCTGCGCAACGCGTCCTCCGGACGGTGCCTGGACGTCAACGGGGCCTCGCAGTCCAACGGCGCGACGGCGATCATCTGGGACTGCCACGGGCAGAGCAACCAGAGCTGGACGTCGACCTCGGCCCAGGAACTGCGCGTCTTCGGTGGCAAGTGTCTCGACGTGAACGGCGCCGGCACCGCGAACGGCAGCTCGGTGATCATTTGGGACTGCAACGGCCAGTCCAACCAGAAGTGGCGGCTCAACGCCGACGGCTCGATCACCGGGGTCGGCTCGGGCCGGTGCCTGGACGTGGTCGGCAACGGCACGGCGAACGGCACCCGCGTCCAGATCTGGGACTGCAACGGCGCTGCCAACCAGCGGTGGAGCCGGAGTTGA
- a CDS encoding glycosyl hydrolase 53 family protein, with amino-acid sequence MSTHSPTPRRRATALLGAALAGILAVPTTPAPVSAANTLSMRGADVSSLQRSLDVGARYYDAGGVARDPLDILKSVGVNYVRLRVRNNPVSGYNNKSRVLAQARVARAKGLKVLIDFHYSDTWADPGKQYKPAAWIGHSLSQLRADVYTFTYDVCSSPRAQGTPPDSVQIGNEINVGMLWNEGKVVDNDFAPLAGLLKQGYRATKDCGSGIPVMIHTANADSNANARWFYDGIRAQGVQWDITALSYYCMWHGTLANLYNNIVDLRGRYGKPVVIAETAYPFTRDNADSEPNAIGDATCDGISATWSGQAQEFDWVQNTARNAGAIGVFYWEPTWYAVRGNGWDPANINGTGNQWDNMAVFDWSGRVNPNVRWTP; translated from the coding sequence GTGAGCACCCACTCGCCCACACCCCGTCGCCGCGCCACGGCACTGCTCGGGGCTGCCCTGGCCGGCATCCTCGCCGTCCCCACCACGCCCGCGCCCGTCTCCGCCGCGAACACGCTCAGCATGCGGGGCGCCGACGTCTCCTCGTTGCAGCGCAGCCTGGATGTGGGTGCCAGGTACTACGACGCCGGCGGTGTCGCTCGCGACCCACTGGACATCCTGAAGTCCGTCGGCGTCAACTACGTCCGCCTGCGGGTGCGGAACAACCCGGTCAGCGGCTACAACAACAAGAGCAGGGTGTTGGCCCAGGCGAGGGTGGCCAGGGCGAAGGGGCTCAAGGTGCTCATCGACTTCCACTACTCCGACACCTGGGCCGACCCCGGCAAGCAGTACAAGCCGGCGGCCTGGATCGGCCACAGCCTGAGCCAGTTGCGTGCCGACGTGTACACCTTCACCTACGACGTCTGCTCCAGCCCGCGGGCACAGGGCACCCCGCCGGACAGTGTGCAGATCGGCAACGAGATCAACGTCGGGATGCTGTGGAACGAGGGAAAGGTCGTCGACAACGACTTCGCCCCGCTGGCCGGCCTGCTGAAGCAGGGCTACCGGGCGACCAAGGACTGCGGCAGCGGCATCCCGGTGATGATCCACACCGCCAACGCCGACAGCAACGCCAACGCCCGCTGGTTCTACGACGGCATCCGCGCGCAGGGCGTGCAGTGGGACATCACGGCCCTGTCGTACTACTGCATGTGGCACGGCACCCTGGCGAACCTCTACAACAACATCGTGGACCTGCGCGGCCGCTACGGTAAGCCGGTGGTGATCGCGGAGACCGCGTACCCCTTCACCCGCGACAACGCGGACAGCGAGCCGAACGCCATTGGCGACGCGACCTGTGACGGCATCAGCGCGACCTGGTCCGGCCAGGCCCAGGAGTTCGACTGGGTCCAGAACACCGCCCGCAACGCCGGGGCCATCGGTGTCTTCTACTGGGAACCGACCTGGTACGCCGTCCGCGGCAACGGCTGGGACCCGGCCAACATCAACGGCACCGGAAACCAGTGGGACAACATGGCTGTCTTCGACTGGTCCGGGCGGGTGAACCCGAACGTGCGCTGGACACCCTGA
- the hpxZ gene encoding oxalurate catabolism protein HpxZ — translation MDIDRTDVVAEVTAAFADYERALADGDADRICGYFWDSERTVRFGLADHQYGLDEQRKWRAAQPPLPAGRRLVDPVITTFGRDLAVVTTRFGYAGTPATGRQTQTWVRLPVGWRIVTAHVSVPDC, via the coding sequence ATGGACATCGACCGGACCGACGTGGTCGCCGAGGTGACGGCGGCCTTCGCCGACTACGAGCGGGCTCTGGCCGACGGCGATGCCGACCGGATCTGCGGCTACTTCTGGGATTCCGAGCGGACCGTGCGGTTCGGCCTCGCCGACCATCAGTACGGGCTGGACGAGCAGCGCAAGTGGCGGGCCGCGCAGCCACCACTGCCGGCCGGTCGCCGGCTGGTGGACCCCGTCATCACCACCTTCGGCCGGGACCTGGCGGTCGTGACGACCCGATTCGGGTACGCCGGCACCCCCGCCACCGGGCGGCAGACCCAGACCTGGGTACGCCTGCCCGTCGGCTGGCGGATCGTCACCGCCCACGTCTCCGTCCCGGACTGCTAG
- a CDS encoding regulator: protein MASIRPSVAPLPYWVRGDTNAFFGFGVNVLVNVLTLTGLCLAVVNLPEGEVFGTILPALGIALVAGNIYYTYLARRLARRENRSDVTALPYGPSVPHMFIVIFVIMLPIYLRTQDPVRAWEAGLAWAFIIGVIVLIGAFVGPYIRRYAPRAALLGTLAGISITFISMNPAGQMWRLAWVALPVFALLLIGLLTDVKLPFNFPIGLAALLLGTAIGWAGGAMSVPDVTAAARDIAVAVPSFKIDLLLAGLADMAPLLATAIPLGVYNFTEGMTNVESAATAGDNYNLRSVLLADGAGAVVGAALGSPFPPAVYVGHPGWKAAGGRSGYSMATGVVIAVLCFLGMFGLLGAIFPTAAIVPILLYIGLLIGAQAFQATPRAHAAAVVAALIPNIAAWATGQIDNALAAAGTTAAAVGDEALNGAGVVYDGLLVLGQGAILAGLVLGAVVVFIIDKRFVRAAIFAGSGALLSFIGLIHGERIEWNANGQVALGYLFVAAICAVFALGRPAPREPDPGEDDEDRADPAADGSDGEQRTSALSG from the coding sequence ATGGCCTCCATCAGACCCTCCGTCGCCCCCCTGCCGTACTGGGTACGCGGTGACACCAACGCGTTCTTCGGCTTCGGCGTCAACGTCCTGGTCAACGTGCTCACCCTGACCGGGCTCTGCCTCGCCGTGGTGAACCTTCCCGAGGGGGAGGTGTTCGGCACCATCCTGCCGGCGCTCGGCATCGCCCTGGTCGCCGGGAACATCTACTACACCTATCTGGCCCGCCGGCTGGCCCGACGGGAGAACCGCAGCGACGTGACGGCCCTGCCGTACGGGCCGAGCGTGCCGCACATGTTCATCGTCATCTTCGTCATCATGCTCCCGATCTACCTGCGTACCCAGGACCCCGTGCGGGCCTGGGAGGCCGGGCTGGCGTGGGCCTTCATCATCGGCGTGATCGTGTTGATCGGCGCGTTCGTGGGGCCCTACATCCGCCGGTACGCGCCCCGGGCCGCGCTGCTCGGCACCCTCGCGGGTATCTCGATCACGTTCATCTCGATGAACCCGGCCGGGCAGATGTGGCGGCTGGCCTGGGTGGCCCTACCCGTCTTCGCCTTGCTGCTGATCGGCCTGCTCACCGACGTGAAACTGCCGTTCAACTTCCCGATCGGGCTCGCCGCGTTGCTGCTCGGCACCGCGATCGGCTGGGCCGGCGGAGCGATGTCGGTGCCGGACGTCACGGCGGCGGCCCGGGACATCGCCGTCGCCGTACCCTCGTTCAAGATCGACCTGCTCCTCGCTGGGCTGGCCGACATGGCGCCCCTGTTGGCGACGGCGATCCCGCTCGGTGTGTACAACTTCACCGAGGGCATGACCAACGTGGAGAGCGCCGCCACCGCGGGGGACAACTACAACCTGCGCAGCGTGTTGCTCGCCGACGGCGCGGGCGCGGTGGTCGGCGCGGCTCTCGGCTCGCCGTTCCCACCGGCGGTCTACGTCGGGCACCCGGGCTGGAAGGCCGCGGGCGGGCGCAGCGGGTACTCGATGGCGACCGGCGTGGTGATCGCGGTGCTCTGCTTCCTGGGCATGTTCGGCCTGCTCGGCGCGATCTTCCCGACGGCGGCCATCGTGCCGATCCTGCTGTACATCGGACTGCTGATCGGGGCGCAGGCGTTCCAGGCAACGCCCCGGGCGCACGCCGCCGCCGTGGTCGCCGCACTGATCCCGAACATCGCGGCCTGGGCGACAGGGCAGATCGACAACGCTTTGGCGGCGGCCGGTACGACCGCCGCCGCGGTCGGCGACGAGGCGCTCAACGGCGCCGGCGTCGTCTACGACGGGCTGCTGGTGCTCGGCCAGGGCGCGATCCTCGCCGGCCTGGTGCTCGGCGCGGTGGTGGTCTTCATCATCGACAAACGGTTCGTCCGGGCCGCGATCTTCGCCGGCTCCGGCGCGCTGCTGTCGTTCATCGGGCTCATCCACGGCGAGCGGATCGAGTGGAACGCCAACGGCCAGGTGGCGCTCGGCTACCTCTTCGTCGCGGCGATCTGCGCGGTCTTCGCGCTCGGTCGTCCCGCTCCCCGTGAACCCGACCCTGGCGAGGACGACGAGGATCGGGCTGACCCGGCCGCTGACGGGTCCGACGGTGAGCAGCGGACGTCGGCGTTGAGCGGCTGA
- a CDS encoding cysteine hydrolase, with the protein MLTIAAARPTPYTFDVSTTALLVIDMQRDFLEPGGFGESLGNDVGQLRRTIAPLAALLAAARVAGLTVVHTREGHLPDLSDCPPAKLSRGTPSKRIGDPGPNGRILIRGEYGHDIVDELTPLPDEPVVDKPGKGAFHATNLDVLLAERGVRSLLVTGVTTEVCVHTTVREANDRGYECLVLADCVGSYFPEFQRVGLDMIAAQGGIFGWVADSAQVRAALPTTPVLQPSS; encoded by the coding sequence ATGTTGACCATCGCCGCCGCGCGGCCCACCCCGTACACCTTCGACGTCTCGACCACGGCGTTGCTCGTCATTGACATGCAGCGCGATTTCCTGGAACCCGGCGGGTTCGGGGAGAGCCTGGGCAACGACGTCGGTCAGCTTCGCCGTACCATCGCTCCGCTCGCGGCGCTGCTGGCTGCCGCCCGCGTCGCCGGCCTGACTGTCGTGCACACCCGCGAGGGGCACCTGCCCGACCTGTCCGACTGCCCGCCGGCCAAGCTCAGTCGCGGTACGCCCAGCAAACGGATCGGTGACCCCGGGCCGAACGGCCGGATCCTGATCCGCGGCGAGTACGGCCACGACATCGTCGACGAGCTGACACCGCTGCCCGACGAGCCGGTCGTCGACAAGCCGGGCAAGGGAGCCTTCCACGCCACCAACTTGGACGTCCTGCTCGCCGAGCGGGGCGTGCGCAGTCTCCTGGTCACCGGGGTCACCACCGAAGTGTGCGTGCACACGACCGTCCGGGAGGCCAACGACCGCGGGTACGAGTGTCTCGTGCTCGCCGACTGCGTCGGGTCCTACTTCCCCGAGTTCCAGCGGGTCGGGCTCGACATGATCGCCGCCCAGGGCGGCATCTTCGGCTGGGTAGCCGACTCGGCGCAGGTACGCGCCGCGCTGCCCACCACCCCCGTGTTGCAGCCCTCCTCCTGA
- a CDS encoding isochorismatase family cysteine hydrolase has translation MGSIGPVPANPYPWPYDGTVDTAHTALLCIDWQTDFCGPGGYVDAMGYDIGLTRAGLPATARLLEHARSLGMLVVHTREGHDPELSDLPANKRWRSARIGAEIGSAGPAGRILIRGEPGWEIVPEVAPVPGEVVIDKPGKGAFYATNLDLVLRTRGITHLILTGITTDVCVHTTMREANDRGYECLILSDCTGATDKANHDAALHMVTMQGGVFGCVTTSDDVIAATTT, from the coding sequence ATGGGCAGCATCGGGCCGGTACCGGCCAACCCCTACCCGTGGCCGTACGACGGCACGGTGGACACCGCGCACACCGCACTGCTCTGCATCGACTGGCAGACCGACTTCTGCGGACCGGGCGGCTACGTCGACGCGATGGGCTACGACATCGGCCTCACCCGGGCCGGCCTGCCGGCCACCGCCCGACTGTTGGAGCACGCCCGATCGCTCGGGATGCTGGTCGTACACACCCGCGAGGGGCACGACCCGGAGTTGTCCGACCTGCCGGCGAACAAGCGGTGGCGCTCGGCGCGCATCGGCGCCGAGATCGGCTCCGCGGGCCCGGCCGGCCGGATCCTGATCCGGGGCGAGCCGGGTTGGGAGATCGTGCCCGAGGTCGCCCCGGTGCCCGGCGAGGTGGTCATCGACAAACCGGGCAAGGGCGCGTTCTACGCCACCAACCTCGACCTGGTGCTTCGTACCCGGGGCATCACCCACCTGATCCTCACCGGCATCACCACCGACGTCTGCGTGCACACCACGATGCGCGAGGCGAACGACCGGGGGTACGAGTGCCTGATCCTCTCCGACTGCACCGGCGCCACCGACAAGGCCAACCACGACGCGGCACTGCACATGGTCACCATGCAGGGCGGTGTCTTCGGCTGCGTCACCACCTCCGACGACGTCATCGCCGCCACGACCACGTGA
- the atzF gene encoding allophanate hydrolase — protein MSEPVGSVSALRSAYLSGATTPVDQAEHVLAGLAGQDGGPVWISTVAADDLRARAIALARDSDPADLPLYGIPFAVKDNIDVGGMITTAGCPDFAYRAAEDAPVVRRLLDAGALLVGKTNLDQFATGLTGARSPYGSCESVFGGGLVSGGSSSGSAVAVASGQVSFALGTDTAGSGRVPAALNGIVGLKPTRGLLSTAGVVPACRSLDCVSVFATDVGDAVDVLHAARGTSEADPWGRALPAEGASGGVPGTLRLGVPRAADLEFFGDVGQGERFDAGVRRLRTVVATARPVPLDDFFAAGDLLYQGPWVAERLVGLGDFLLTHPDSVLPVTRTVLETGRRYDAIDAFRGQHRLRELRARVDRLWREIDVLVVPTVGTTFTLDEIAEDPIGRNAMLGRYTQFANLLDLAAVTVPNGFTDGGRPASLTLLGPAFSDLTLARLAAALVGGGGEPPPAVAAGDAPPAAAQALIAVVGRHLSGESRNGELTGRGATLVGAARTAPLYRLYRMETPDGEGLPGLVRVAPDDPQGQPIDVELWRLPSSAVGELLAGVPAPLSLGWIRLHDGRDVLGFLCEAYAAGPPAVDISAAGGWRAYRQAAAGR, from the coding sequence ATGTCAGAGCCCGTTGGTTCCGTCTCGGCGCTGCGGTCGGCGTATCTCAGCGGCGCGACGACCCCCGTCGACCAGGCCGAACATGTGCTGGCCGGGCTCGCCGGCCAGGACGGCGGGCCGGTCTGGATCAGCACCGTCGCGGCCGACGACCTCCGAGCCCGCGCCATCGCACTGGCCCGCGACAGCGACCCCGCGGACCTACCGCTGTACGGGATCCCCTTCGCGGTCAAGGACAACATCGACGTCGGCGGCATGATCACCACGGCCGGCTGCCCCGACTTCGCGTACCGCGCCGCCGAGGACGCTCCGGTGGTACGCCGACTGCTCGACGCCGGTGCCCTGCTCGTCGGCAAGACCAACCTCGACCAGTTCGCCACCGGCCTGACCGGCGCCCGTTCGCCGTACGGCAGCTGCGAGAGCGTCTTCGGCGGCGGTCTCGTCTCCGGTGGGTCCAGCTCCGGCTCGGCGGTGGCGGTGGCCTCGGGCCAGGTCAGCTTCGCTCTGGGTACGGACACCGCCGGCTCCGGTCGAGTCCCGGCGGCGCTGAACGGGATCGTCGGCCTCAAGCCCACCCGGGGACTACTCAGCACCGCCGGTGTGGTCCCGGCCTGCCGCTCGCTGGACTGCGTGTCGGTGTTCGCCACCGACGTCGGCGATGCCGTCGACGTGCTGCACGCCGCCCGGGGCACGTCGGAAGCCGACCCGTGGGGGCGCGCGCTGCCGGCCGAAGGAGCGAGCGGCGGCGTACCGGGAACGCTGCGCCTCGGGGTGCCTCGCGCCGCGGATCTGGAGTTCTTCGGCGACGTGGGACAGGGCGAGAGGTTCGACGCCGGCGTACGACGACTGCGCACTGTGGTCGCCACCGCCCGGCCGGTGCCGCTCGACGACTTCTTCGCGGCGGGAGATCTGCTCTACCAGGGGCCCTGGGTGGCCGAGCGGCTCGTCGGGCTGGGCGACTTCCTGCTGACGCACCCCGACTCGGTGCTCCCGGTCACCCGGACCGTGCTGGAGACCGGGCGGCGCTACGACGCGATCGACGCCTTCCGGGGTCAGCACCGGCTCCGCGAACTGCGCGCCCGGGTCGACCGGCTCTGGCGCGAGATCGACGTGCTGGTGGTGCCCACCGTCGGCACCACGTTCACTCTCGACGAGATCGCCGAGGATCCGATCGGTCGCAACGCCATGCTCGGCCGCTACACCCAGTTCGCCAACCTGCTCGACCTGGCTGCGGTGACCGTACCCAACGGTTTCACCGACGGCGGCCGACCGGCGAGCCTGACCCTGCTGGGCCCGGCGTTCAGCGACCTCACTCTGGCCCGGCTCGCCGCCGCCCTCGTCGGCGGTGGCGGTGAACCGCCACCGGCTGTGGCGGCGGGCGACGCGCCACCGGCGGCGGCGCAGGCGCTGATCGCCGTCGTCGGTCGGCATCTGAGCGGTGAGTCCCGCAACGGTGAGCTGACCGGGCGCGGGGCCACTCTCGTCGGCGCGGCGCGGACCGCGCCGCTGTATCGGCTCTACCGGATGGAGACCCCGGACGGTGAGGGGTTGCCCGGCCTCGTCCGGGTGGCCCCGGACGACCCGCAGGGTCAGCCGATCGACGTCGAGCTCTGGCGTCTGCCGTCGTCCGCCGTCGGGGAGTTGCTGGCCGGAGTGCCGGCACCGCTGTCACTCGGCTGGATCCGGCTGCACGACGGGCGGGACGTGCTCGGCTTCCTGTGCGAGGCGTACGCCGCCGGCCCACCGGCTGTTGACATCAGCGCCGCCGGTGGGTGGCGGGCCTACCGTCAGGCCGCCGCCGGCAGGTAG